agagaaccactccatcccaaaaccatccacccccctgctggggccttcccaaaaactcactcACAGTCACCACAgcacatctgctctttccctcagctctaactgtagtaactgctctctcatcatttcctgtgacacaacttccttttcctctaagcaagctcctcccaccacatgtgacttatgcttcctgtgacataagaaggtcacatggcctattaatgggtggaaaagctttaaatctaaattgctattacagggACTCCTTAATTGCTACTCAgcgtcttgtctggccaaatcacaggaacactcttccaatgagtgagacccaaagcaaaatgctaacctctgagtatatatatacttcttcagggtcagagggcatcacaaccatgtgactcaaactgatgtgacttaggctttcttgtgacttaagcaggtcatcaaagactcttgattcaaccaaagactctatcaaaggcacttgattgccatagtgctgagaagcactccaaaagaataaatggcaaaaagtcctactttgcttgccattacaatgccTAATTACACAGTCTTTGAATATATTTCAGCATCTTTCTTTGGATGTGTTTTAGTAATTGTTTGCAAAATCTCAAGTTGGATTGAGACTTTCACATGTAGAATAATCTTAATTCATTGTCAAGATATTTGTTTGAGACTTCTCTAATAACATCAAGACAGAAAAACTTATTTTACAAAaacaaggattcttttttttttttgaaaagagggatttttcctctaatttacaGATAACATTATCCCTGCAAGGGGACAGGGTTCAGGtgaatattgaaaaaaacaaGTGGAatgtaaaaactgaaattctctaaaCTTTCAGATGAATTACAAATAGCTTCATTTGATGTCCTTCCTATATCTCTGGTGTTTACAATGTTAAATCCCTAAGGTTTGATCAGGCATTCACCACATGAACTACTGGAAGGTCAATGTGATTAGGATTTGTAAAGTACTACTATCATTACCTACAAAATCTCCACAACTGGCTTGTAAACTGGAAAGTGGACCTAATGGAAGAAACTACACTACAAATCTACCCTAGAAACAAAGCCTGTTCCAGGTACTGTTAACAATTGACACACAAGTtaaaggcccagagatgttgaTTCAGAAATACATATAGCAGAGTTTGAGTGGACCAAACTGGATAATTTATCAAGGATCAACCCTTCAACACCCAAtttcaaagggaaaatatttcCCAGAGGCAGACACCTTAATGAAGTAGGCAGCTAAACCCAAGATGACAGAATTAGAAATCTGCCATTTCAGCACACATTAACTGAATGTTGCACATATGTTTGCCCAAACCCTTAATATTAGTCAGCATCTGAAGTGCATTGTGGATTTAAGAAAGGGTTTGAATTAGACTAAACATGAAGGAATATCTGAGTCATTTGGAGTTTGTTGCTGGAAACAGGCTGGATCACCAAGTTAGTTTTGGAAATTCTGTGTTTTATAATACTAGTAATTGTTATTGTATTAATTTGCTCTACTTTtgcattaaacatttcccagtacTTGTGTCTTACTATGAAATGCCTTACAGAAAACTTAAATTATCTATAGAGGAGATTGATAAGATGTACAAGAATGTGGTCAAGATGCACACTTTATATGATCTATGACCAAAAGGGGATTGTCACAAGAGAATTTCTGGCTTAACTTTTGTAGAAATTGAGTATTTGGGAGAACATAACTGACCTCATTCTATTATATATTCACCATTTTCCTGTGTATGACACCTGCATGAATTGTAGAACCAACTGTTAGTGGTTTTCTTCAGTGTCTTTATTTGCTCCCCGAACTAGTACAAGATTTAATTGCTAAAAAGGGGAGATTTAAGTCTCCCTTATCTAGCCTGGCAGGTAGTCTCTTTTGATTTAGTGAAACTAACTATACTAACAAGGATGCTTTCCTTATTTATCTCCTGTAGCtaataatatattttctttaacatactttattttttgtctaAGGAGtagccatcttttttttctttgcctcaggTACTATATAATTGCTACTAGCTGAATTGTGAAGAGCACACATTCCTACCTAAAATCTATTTCCTGATTCATTTTGGATTAATTGGCTTTAGCTAGTCAAAAGGATTTCTAAATTTATGTAAGTGTCCTCAGTCGTCATTTCTTCACTAACAGAGCCTTTGTTCTGACATTTACTCAAATttggcttcttttaaaaaatgaagatcaTCAATCTGCTACTCAGGAATGATAAAATTCATATTGAACAGGACCTTGGACTTGGCCTTTAAAAAGGggtggaagaggggaaaagaaagggaagaaaataagcatttatatagtgcctactatgtgcctggcattatgctaagcacttttacagatattatctgatttgatcctaacaataacTCTGCAAAGTAAGTaatattatgatctccattttacaggtgaggaattttttttttaaatgaaggggaATGCCCAAGATAAATGGTCACAAAAGGACTGCCAGACTCTCAGGATCATAAAAGCAAAGGATTTTATTGAAGGGTTGGAAGTTATCTCAGTGGCCATTTCATCCAACTCAtgcctgaaaaaaaatcatgacatcTGGCAGTCCAGCTTTtgcttattgttgttcagtcatcttcagtcatgtcctactcttaaTGATcccattttggaattttcttggcaaagatcctggagtggtttgctattttcttcaacttattttatagatgaagaaactaaaaacaaaaagggttaagtgacttacccatggtcacacagctagtgtctgaggccagatttaaactcaggaagataataatcttcctgactccagacctggcactctatccactgtgcccagcTTTTGCTTATAGACATCCAATAAATGGAAGTTGATTCCCTCCAAAGGTGGTTCGTTCTACATGGGAAGGCTTTCTTGACATCAAGGTTATGTTTTTCTATTTACAACTTTTATCTGTTGCCCCCAGTCtagccctctggggccaagaagatCAAATCCAGTCTTTCTTCCATACttcagccctttaaatacttgaaggcagtaATCAtggccttccctccccttcctctatccccatcttcttttctctaggtttacCATCCCATCATCcccttcaactgatcttcatatggcatggaTTCAAGGTACTTTATCATCCATGATGTTCTCTAGCTTAGGaaattcattttgtctttgtgtcccagtGCCTAATAGTACTTATGTGTCAGTGCTTGATGAATAAGTAGGCACTTTAATAGATGCTTTTGATTACTAATTACTTCTAATGAGTTTACTCTTGTGTATTACTTTTTCCCTTTGTAAATAAATCTTAAAACAAGAATAATCATGATTTTCAGAAGGCAGACAATAGGGAACAGGAAAAGAGGAAGCATTAATCCCATATCTAATAATCCCAGATCTAGTGACAGAAGAATGGTGGAAAGGTTACAAATGAAGCCAATCTCTCGTTCCTTCTCTGGAAATCGAGGTCATAAATTCAAGCATtcagggaccaggaaaggtttaGGAAGTACTGCAAAATGAACCCTGGGGCCTAAGAAAAAGGTTCCATGGTTCATCCAGTATCAGAGAAGCTGGTACCCTAAAAAGCAGATTGAAATCAGGCAGGCCTAAGGCATAGAGATGGatccctcacaacagccctgagttTCTTTGGTTTCCAGGGCCATAAAAGTGGTTTGGCTGTAGTTCCTCTCCCCGCCCCAACCCCACCCAGGTAGATAGAACGATAAATAAGTAAATGTGTTTAGGGTTTATTGGGGACATGACTGATTACAAGGCGTCAAGTCCAGCTGACATTTGAGATTCAAGGGAAGCAGCACAGATAAAGAGGAGGCTTCCCAGTACctgtaaaaaaagaaacagagacagcatTGAGGCCTGACCTGAAACCTGAAATCTCTAAACCTGGGGTATCAAGTCTGCCCTGCCTAAACCCATCTTCTAAACCCAGCATCTAAacaggtacatacatacatagttcaCCTCAAACAGCTTTCAAGAACCCAACTTGTCCTCTAAACTAGGTCCTCTAAGGACTAGTGCCAGAAATAATGGCAAAGGGAATGCTGAAAAGGCCCAGAAGTAACTTGTATCTTATTTGCATATTGCCCATTTACTTGGGCAAACCTGTTAAGGGTGAGCTGTTACCTGGGTTTATTTGAAGGTATGACTTTCAGCACCTCCTCTTCCAAAgcctgaggaaaaaaaaccaatcaGAAATTAGGGGTTGGAGGATGGCTTagggaaaagatgagaagaaggaAATGAGGCAAGGGAATAGGACCATATAGAAGATGGGAACATTGTGGGGAGAACAGTCAGAAGGCAACATAGAGTATCTCACCTTTGGGCCCAAACATGGCTGCATAGCAAGGATGGTTACAATAAGGCTTCCCTTCATGCTgcagataaacaagaaagagaaaacttgaTATTAAGGATGGCCTCTCGGAGCGTAACTTTGAGGCTAAGGACAATCCTTCTCCCTAATCATGATATTTTCATCTTCCCATGGCTTTCTGACCTCTGAGTCCACTCACATTCTCTCTATACCCTGGGGCTTCCTCACCTCTGCATGGCCTCCTGATGTCAgtgtctttccacatttttcacaTTTCAGACAGGGGCGATGCCAGTCCTTCCCCAAGGATGTCACCCGTTCAGCTGGGAAGATACAGGAAGAGTGACCACAGGGCTCTCCCAAGATCCCCTCACATATATGTAAAGGATTCTCATTCACTCTGATCTTCTCTGCAGTTCTTAAAGCCTGTGAGAGATGTTCCCTCTTCCCACCCTAAGACCAGCAGATCcctctcttcatttcctttcacGGAAGAATGAAGATGTATGCACATGATGGCAAAGAAGATAAATGATCCAAATCATCACCAACTGACATTCCACTAGCTCCTCAAATTCATTATGTTCCAAATCAATTTACCCCCAAAACCTGCCCCTCTCAACTTCCCTGTCCCTGTCTCACTACCCATTCACCATAACTCATAACCTCTAGTGTCTTTGTCTCACTATTATATTAGTGAATAATTGATTCCAAACCTTCAGTGTGCCCTATGTATTCTGCCCAAGTAATCTTTCTAATTCATGTCCCACCAGGTCACTCTCCTGCTTTGATCTCCCTTGTTCCCTGTTCCTTCTCCTCCGGCAGAGTCTAGAAATGCCCTGGGCTCTCAGGCTTTAGGATCCTGAAAGAGGCTGCCTCCCTCCTGTAAACAGTGaatagggaagaggagggaaggatggtTTAGAGTCCTGTATAGCAATACGACTGTGAGTAAAGCAAAAGGATCAATCCCAGGTCTAAGAAAAAAAGCTGACTGTGTTAGGAAAAGGGAAAGCCCATGGAGACAGGGAGGAGGGACACACAGTGGACAAAATGAAAATGGACAGAGAGTTGTGGAAGCTGCTATCGGAGTGACAGAACCAAGTTCCCTGcttcctgtctgtctgtttctacTTAGTATATAGTGGGTAGGGCAGAGATTCCAATTCTGGCTTGCTTCTTTTTGGCAAAGGATCTGGGGATTGCTCTCATTCACTAAggtttacattttgttttcaaatagGCTCCACTCTATGCCTCTCTAACTAGGAATTCTAATTCAGAGCCCAAAGAGTTTGCAAGGAAATTGAATATACTATGGTAATgccagagagagtgagagacaaagTTAGAATAACTTAGAGACTGACATAAAATGAGACAGGCAAAGAAACACGAGTGAGTCAAAGAAACAGATAGGTGGAACTTGGAGACACAGGAAATGACAAAGATGGCAGGAGATGCAGAGACAGAAGCTGCTCAGAGGCAGAAGCCAAGAGAGGAAATGTCCTCTCCTGCAGCAAATAATAGGGCCTCTGCTATCTTCTCATAGATGGGACTCAGGGATGGGGTAGGAATTCTCCTTCTTCGACTAGTCTGATTGGTTTCCATCCTTCTCCGTCCTCAACACCCAACTTCATCCATCCACCTGGCCACTGAAATTGGTGGATGTTGAAGAgataaaggtggggggagggatataCTATATTGTAGAAAATTCCAGAGGCCTCAGTGCTGTAGAAAAGGGGATCCCAGATCCAGAGAGCCGAGATAGATGTGGCACAGAGAGGGGACCTTCCCATACCTTTCAGGGGAACATTATTAGCAGTCTCCAGACAACCGAGGAAGTTCCAGTATGGGAGCAAGTGGAACAAACAAGCTGCAGTGAGGAGGACTATCCATAACATACCAGAAGATATTTCCATTCACATAGACACTTGCTCACACAAAATAACACAAAGTctgtaaagtcccttccaactctaaaggtCTATGATTACATGACATCTGTAGATAAaagcacatacatatgcacaggCACACACTTTCACACAGGTATCAATCATGCAGTTCACTCTGGCTAATGCTCAACTGCCCCACCCAGATCTCTAACTTTCCGGTATTTCCGCCTCTATTTATCACACCAGGTTTCCAGTTTGTTCCAATCTCCACATCTGCTCAGGATTCGGGTTTGGAGGGAAGATCTGGAGGTTCCAAGGGGGAAAGACGATGGGAGGTAGAAGGATCGGGTGATGGAAGAAGCAGGGAGTGGAGGTTCTCAAAGTCAAGAGCAGATAAAGCCTAGCCACAAACTGGAGTTAAAGCCGGAGCGGGGTAGAAACCCTGACATGCTCGTGAGAAACCTCTAACGTGGCCACTTGTCAACTAGGGAGGAGGCAGGTGAAATGGAGACGGAAACCTGGAAGTTCTTTTGTGGCGCTGGACAGGAGCCAGCGTGCGGGGCAAAGGCCGGACGCGAGAAAAGGATTGCTCCGGACAGGCTCCCCGACAGGGAGCCCAGTAGATTGCTGACAGTGTCCAGGTCCGGCCCTGGGTCCCTGGGGATGGTTCAGAACTCTCATGAGCCCAAGGAGAATATCCGGAGTTCGAAAAAGGGCAGGGCCAGGATCCCACGGGAAAGAGATGGGGGCCGGGATGGGTGGAATGGGTGTCCCCTAGAGCCTGGGGAAACGGATTGCCCCAAAGCTCTGGGGTGGGGTAGCGGGCAGCAAGTAATATCTAGGGTCAGGGTCCGTTCTTCGGTCCCGGGTCCCGTAGTTTCTAGGATGCGGCAAAAGTACGAGGaattggggaagaggaaaagaggggttTGTGTAAAGGCAGAGTCTGGATTTACTCACCGAAATAAACTTCCTTCTGGCACTTGGGACACTTGGGCATGTTGTCAGGCGGGAAATGAAAAAGCTCAGTGAGAAACTTCTGCGAAACTGAGCACAGCTCCGGCTAGGTCTTTCTTTTCACTAGCCCGGAGTCACCACACCCTCCTGTACTAACTTCCCCGCCAGCACCCTTCCCCCACCAGGCGATGCTGACCGCGCCCCACCCAACCCTGCGGCAGCATTTCCCTTTCTaaatctcccttcccccaatctggcCATTTCATCCCTGCTCTTCCCGCAATACAAATCGCCCTATCTCTAGCCCATTTctgttcatagaatcacaggagcatagatttaaaactagaaattACCTTCGAGATACATCCAATCCAACTCATTTTAGCAGTGATGAAAGTGAAGCCaagagggtttaagtgacttactctagGATCAAGGCTTCTTAAACATTTTCTACTCGGGACCCATTTTTGCAGGAGAAATTTTTACTCCACCggggtatataaaataggtatacaaatcaaacatttaccgataaaaaaaatcataaagaagtttattttaaaataattctttggtatatatataattttaccatttattaaagacaaaagcaaatttgcatactaatgagatggatgtgctcgtttgtttttacataaaaaattaaatcttgGCGGAATATTTGATGCTGCAGGAGGTAAAGCATCTTCAACTTTTCAGAGTTGgtcgatattttgattttataatcgtcAATGCTGAGAACACCActtggcagaagtatgtttagggccatttcagaaattgttggaaattctattctaatcccaagccaaaattcaccTAAGGACTTTTTAGGAAAttcaagtttttgtttgtttgtttgtttttttcttttctttggcagggcaatcggagttaagtgacttgcccaaggtcacacagctagcatatgtgtcaagtgcctgaggctgcatttgaactcaggtcctcctgactccagagccagttctCTACgaactgggccacctagctggaAAATTAAAGTTTTAAACCTATGTCACTTGATAACTCTGCAatttcttcttgaacttttaatagCAGAAGACTGACACTTTTAATTTCAGTTTGATgaggtgcttgggtgcttgtgcttggacctcAATTCCAATATCACATTTCTCTCTAGCCTCAAAATACAAATTATCTTGTAAAAATAGGACTATCTTGTAATCACAGAATTATCACCTGAACTTCTCaaatcctccccctcctcccgaATCAAATTGGGTAtggtttatgaacccaacttagttttttagaatcaaaatttgaaaggAGGTATTTCTGAAACTGTCTCCAGGCTTCAGATGATCAGttataactcttacaattaaatctttgggaggGTTATTTTCAGTTATAAAGCCATTtgtagctgtaaacatttctaTAAGAACCATTTTCCACCCTATTCTTCCATAAGTTAACTTTTTTaataaaactttcaattttatctttttaacataaatatgttacaattttttccttgaagtgacATGTTTAAATTATGGAAGTTTACAAAAATATCCAACAAATAATACAGTTTTGAAAGCCATAGGTCATtatgaaaaatattaacaaaatcagatttctgctcagtcaaaaataGAACAACTTTATCTTTCAGTTCcaataatctgtttaaactttCACCTCCTGAGAGCCACCTTCTGTGTGTAGTAATAAGCTTTTATAATTGGAGTTCATGTCTTgccaaaggtttgaaaacaaatgactgtTAAGGGCACAGGTTTTAATGAAGTTAATGCTTTTGATAGTATCAGGAAGCACAACTggtgatatttttttttggctacaaGTGCCTCCCAATGGATCATGCAGTGAGTAAAAGTGTATGTTCTTTGCCACCAGCTTTAATTTttgctacaaatccaacattctcatCCATCATTGCTCTAGTACCATATGTCCAGACTCCAACACAATTTTTCCACTGTAAACTTTCATCTGTGAAAAACTCATTGACTTTAAGATACATATCTTTCCCTCTTGTCTACCCTTCCAAAGGGTGACAAAACAATGATTTTTCAGATATGCTTCTTCATAAATATATCTTACACAAAGTAACAGctgtgccatgttagaaatatcaATTATTTCATCTAACTGAATCGCAAACTTTGGACTGCCCGTAAGCCTGGTAATAAGCTGCTGGAATTGGTCATTACtgatttcagaaattcttttggaaacactATCATTTGCTAAAGGAATTTTAAGAATTTCATCCCcatactttttcccatgaactatttctgacattttaatagcacagataacacaagatcttctATCACATAGGGCTTTTTggtttttgcaattaaataagaagttATGTTAGCTGCAAGTAAACATTTTTTGTTGACAGTAATGAATTTCtcaaaatattgtttttctttatttgaaaattttaaaagttgttcaacatattcctttggtttattgcaGTACGCTGCATGCTTGAcattaagatgtcattttagttTGGCTGATTTCATGCTCTCCATagccaaaacttcattacaaattaagcaaagatGTTTTtccacatcatcatcattattagaagtaaatccatgttgcaaaaatgatttgacatattttctttttcttgtcaatttaggtgtACTACATACAACCTGGTAGCGAAGACTGCCACATTGAcatcagtatttttacctcttctgtctaaatttagccacttatccataaccaaaaatatttttgtcctaaaataaaaattttgctaattatttctcaaataaatactagctgtagtttttgaaattacatttgtttgtgcttaattttaaaaactgatgttaacacttacatacacatatatcagtgatggtggagaaatattattaaagggtttttgtctttacttgctgcaattaaacatgtttctgtaaaagaaggagataacagcaattttaacaatcaaacattctaacacaatCCAATCCAAAGATAtactcatttgatactcacatgCTGAAGAATTAtggaaggaaaatatttaaagtctttattttctgtaattaaactattatgtttctgtaaaagcagaaaactttgtatgtacagtaaaaacactgcaattcataacatacagGAGTCTCAAATCTGAGCCAAAGTGTTTCTGACAGCATTTGTTGATATTGTGTGGCATGActgcatgtgcagtgcaaagtttgcatgttgtgtgttcagaaccaaggctgcaatgACAtcatgctgccagaaacacctcacaTTCACTATTTGATTTTGAATCTTTTTACTGTTGGCAATTTCTTCAAGATCCACAGTTTAAGGAGCTTTGTCTTAGAACAACAGCAATCAAATCTCATTGGTTAAGGTGACTGGAGAtaggctatattaaaatgaagggctgagtATCTCTTAGATATAGAAAAAGAGATAGCAGACCACCAAAGGATGTATACTCaacccaagcctgagcagaacatAATGGGCTTCCCCACTCTAGACCAAATTCCTTGCAAGACTGGGTGGCATCTGAACAAGATCTGGAGAGTTAATGCAATcccattatcagtaatgtccttcaagagaagGGAATTTTTTGaggaatttaggaaaaaaagagggcttctgaatctccccaagatgatggttattaataatcatttctcacatcacaaagatgagtcttcctggtttcaggcctgacactctatctcctgCACCACCTTGCCtcccctggcacatagcaagcacttaataaatgcttgttgatgatgaTAAAGCACTGAacctagagtcgggaagatctaagttcaaattctgtcccagataatattagctatgtgatcccaaacaagtcacttaacctctgttttctcatctataaaatggggataaaaatatcatCTACCTCCCACGGTTGTTGCAACactaaaatgagagagaaaagagctttgcaaactttaaattacTAGATAAATGTTAGATAATCATTGTTACAATAACTAGGTCTTAATTTTCCCTCTCTAAAATAGTACCTACATTGCCTACTTCATAGGGATGTTGTTtaagaaagcactttgtgaaccttgaAGAGACAATGAAATGAGATCTTGCTGCTTCTGTCTTTAAAAGCATGCGCTTTCAAAGTTGCCATAGCCATCAAAGAATCAAGGATTTTTCCCCACCACAATAAGGATTCAAAGGACGACTTTGGTGAAGGGTCACTATAGTTCAACAATAGAAAAATGCTTATCATAAAGCATAACGATAATGGTTTCTATCAACTATAAGAAGGAAGAAGTGCTATTGTCTCACAATATCAATATTGTTCGGGTTCATGGCACCCCAAAATGTTGGGGTTCACCAGAATGATGAGGAATAGATGTGTAGGTCACAGGGTCTGTCCTGAAAACACTCAGACTGTCTCCAAGTTAAAGAAGGCATTTATTGGGGTAGCACACCCAGTGGGCCCT
This region of Trichosurus vulpecula isolate mTriVul1 chromosome 3, mTriVul1.pri, whole genome shotgun sequence genomic DNA includes:
- the CRIP1 gene encoding cysteine-rich protein 1; this encodes MPKCPKCQKEVYFAERVTSLGKDWHRPCLKCEKCGKTLTSGGHAEHEGKPYCNHPCYAAMFGPKGFGRGGAESHTFK